TTTCAGAGAACTTCCTCATACTTTCTCAAGCCTACCTTCACAAATGCTGGATTGTCCACACCTTGTTCATTCCCATACGAGACGGTTGTCAACTGTAAATCTTCTTTGTCCGCTGTAAGGAAAGTATCAGAAAACTGTTTACCAGCTCTTGAACCTTGATCTAACAATTCCTTAAGAGTTGCCAGTTTCTTTCTCACATTTCATCCAAACAATCATTAACAACTACCACAAATACAAAAGCAACACCTCCTTTATGCAAACCATGGTTAAAACCACCTGTTCAAATACCTACTTGAAAAATAAATCTCTAAAGAAAGGAGAAGTAAATGCACGGCTTACTCATTCTGCGTTCTCTGTGACAACTGCTAGGTCTTGAACCTTGAGCCAGGATATATACTCTGCCCACTTGGAAATCTTATCATTAATTAACTACATagtaatgtgtttttatttaagACACTTGCATGTTATTATCAGATTACTAGTAATTGAGGACAACACTGAGTAGTCATGAAACAGCatatttttatcatttattaCAATAAAGCTCCTCCTTATTTCCAGAGGCCAACAAGATACAAAGTAGGAAAACAAACTATCaggaataataaaaatgtaacgtGACAGAGGCCCTGCCATTCTCCGTCCCAGAGGCAGAGTCAAATGGCGAGCATGTGGCTGAGAGGAGGGTCCATTATTATTACcaacctaaaggattattaggaacaccatactaatactgtgtttgaccccctttcgccatCAGAACtaccttaattctatgtggcattgattcaacaaggtgctgaaagcattcttttagaaatgttggcccatattaggatagcatcttgcagttgatggagatttgtgggatgcacatccagagcacgaagctcctgttccaccacatcccaaagatgctctattggtttgagatctggtgactgcgGGGGCCATagagtgaactcattgtcatgttcatatcctgctggaagtagccatcagaggatgggtacatggtggtcataaaaggatggacatggtcagaaacaatgctcaggtaggccgtggcatttaaacgatgcccaattggcactaagggttctaaagtgtgccaagaaaacatcccccacaccattacaccaccaccaccagcctgcacagtggtaacaacgcatgatggatccatgttctcattctgtttacgccaaattctgactctaccatctgaatgtctcatcAGAGACTTATCTGACCAAGCaatatttttccagtcttcaactgtccattTTTGgtaagcttgtgcaaattgtagcctctttttcctatttgtagtggagatgagtggtacccggtggggtcttctgctgttgtaagcccatccgcctcaaggttgtttTGGCTTCACAattgctttgctgcatacctcagttgtaacaagtggttatttcagtcaaagttgctcttctatcagcttgaatcagttggcccattctcctctgacctctagcatcaacaaggcatttttgcacACAGGACCGActcatactggatgtttttcacttttcacaccattctttgtgaaccctagaaatggttgtgcgtgaaaatcccatcaactgagcagattgtgaaatattcaGACCGGCCcgcctggcaccaacaaccatgccacgctcaaaatagtttaaatcacctttctttcccattctgacattcagtttggacttcaggagattgtcttgaccaggaccacacccctaaatgcattgaagcaactgccatgtgattggttgattagatatttgcaataatgagaaattgaactaataatcctttaggtgagtgtactaAACACTGAGAGCTCAGTTACCAATAAAAACAGGCCCAGTGACAGGACACATGAATTGGCAGGACGGGCAAGCAGCATATTGTCATATTTAATAGGAAAATTAAACAACATTCTAACTTTGATAATTACTTTAAAAGGATAGTTAAATTTTTTACTGCCCCAACGACAGGCTGTTGTACCcttaaaggtacaattttgacatccTGTTTCTCTGTGTGAAGAGATTGGATCACtatatatgatgaacagatttaatttaggctttaatTTGCATATAAACGTTTTCCACCCTCTCTCTCATCCAGTAGTGTGCATTTTCCAGGAAATGCGTGTATATCTGCATCTTGTTAATACTACTGTGTAttgtgcatgttattttttgacATACATCGATTTTGTGATGTTCAAATGGCATGGAATTtgaataaatatgtatttaataaaacaatacagTTTGGTTTGGATTCACAATCGCAATACACAATTTTTATGGGTGGGCCCTGTCACTCATGGACCTGTTATCTATATCATAGGAGAACTTAATAAAGATGTGCAGTttgagagaaagaaaaacactagaaagaaaaaaaaaacactaaaaatgtgataatgataatgataactTCTAGCTTTAGGCAATTTGGACGCTAGATGCCACTGTTGCACATTTTAGAATATGTGTCACTTTTATGCCTGGATACAGAACACCTATacagtaataataaaaacacactGGCAGCAATCTGAGCACATGGAGAATTATTAATCCTTTTAATCTATTAAGTTTGTATTAACCCATCTTTTTTCTGAACTTCCTAGTAGATTTAGTCAGTTTGGTGCTGTTTGTCCACTGATGATGTACAATATGCAGTATTTAAACAGTTTGATTTCCATGtaactacacatttaaatgtagaGCCATTCTGACCCTAAACTGGTTTATTATGCCTTCCGGAAAGTCGACTAAAGCTCCCACCTGAAGCAAGACTGTGGAAAGCTTATAAAGTTTACATAATTAAAGAATTAAATTCAATCAGACAAAATGTGGAATCTATGACTGTTTTCATGGAAACACAAAAACAGTCATAAAATTAAATGGTGCCTAATACCTTTTAGTTAACACAGGATGACGCACACTTGCAGCTTAATAGACTGAATTGTGCATCACTGCATTTTATTGAAGGTCTAATGTGTACAAAACACATTAACAGATATTCATGAAGGCATTTTATGtgctttgttttttattatcattcTGACCTCTGTTTATTAGTGTGTTACAGGCAAGGGATCCCAGGTCTGAAGTAATCTTTGTCTATATGTATTTGCACATTAagttcaattcaattcaattcaattcaattcacatttatttgtatagcacttttcacaatacatatcttttcaaagcagctttacagaaaatgcatgcGTCTTCATTACAACTGAGTGTTTATTAAGTATTTATTGTGGGTGATAACTGATAAGACCTGTATACGCTCTATAAACGTTTTAAAGGaaacattgttttttaattGAGGGTCAGTATTAggcatttttatttacattttttcggAGGCTACATATTGTAATTATCATGAAGGGATTTGCTGAGCTAAAGACATTGTTTGGACATTGATGGAAATTGATAGTATCATGTTCAATGATGTATCATTGTTGGAACACATGGAATGTGGAAACAATTTCTGAAATCATTTCATTACAGAATTTGACTGCGCATTCAAGCCCCCTCTATCTTGAAaattaggctacatattccCAAAGGAATAAGTGCAGTTTTTGATTATTCCAGTGATTATGTAATGTATACACGTTATCAGTAATCCTATCCACCTTTATCTCAACAGTTTCTTCAGAAAGATGTTTCTATAAGCGTTTCCACCCTGTCAAAGTCTGTCAGGGTTAAACTGTTTAATTTAGATAATTTTAAAAACCTATATGTGACATAAAAACCACCATGTGTTGCCTAAatatcaaaattgtcaaattgaAGGTTATTAATTTTGAATGCTGATTAGaaatacaaacaaataaaaaaacaagactTGTGAAAACATCACAATGGTAAAATAATCTAGGCCCTGGGTTTTATTTGGTCACTAAATGACTAAACTAGGCCTtaagttacatttaaattatcTTCTATTATAGATTTCGATCAATACAGCGTGTAATTTGTGATAAAGCATGCATGTTAACACGCTATATGATAAACTAGTTGTTGTTTTATTGTAGTTCGAGGAGACGTGGATATGGTTACGCATAGGCCGCGTTTTTGCGCATAATGGGCGCGTTTTCAATATCCTCAAGTGTCTGTCCAAAAAATGCTGTCTATGTAGGCAGCTCACAAGGATTTGAGCCACAGCCTGTGTGTGTCGTTGAGCGGGGTTCTCAAGCACACAGGAAGGGGAGAGAGCTGTTAGCTAGCAGACAGCGGGCAACTGTAAACAACTCACTTTTATAAACCTCACAAATCAAACATACCTTACGCTGACTTGCTCATCCATATGCATGGCATTTAAAGGGTTGATTTAAATGCTTGTTTTGGCTGTAGACCTGCAGACTTGTATTATTACCGGAGGTTTTGTTATTTACAGAGATGGGATGTGAGCAGCTAGAGAAGCGCACAGCTAAAGCTTCTGTCAACACGAAACGCTTTACTTTATTAATTTCTCTCATCTGTCTTTTGCAATAAACACGGTAGAAATGACAGGTCATGTGTTACGGAATGAAATAGTACTAATCTGACTGTAAGCGATGTTTTAAATTGTGTGTTAGCTTGTCGACGGATTGTTTTCTCAGTTAGCATATACGCTAAAGCTAGCTCTGTAACACCTCGTCCAAAAGCCCATAACGTTAACTGTCGATaaaagtattgttttttttattgacgTAACGTCTGTGAAAGGGTGTTCTATCGGTCTAAAACAAATGTTTCAACAATTTTCAGGTTAAACTAAATTATGTGAGGATGACAGTCTAACTGTACTGAGGTAGATCTTACTGGTTGAAAGAAAAACATTTGACATACATCTCATATGAGTGCGGTTATGTCAAATACCGTAGTATGATGTTAAAATGCTTAGAAAGGGGTCAAAGTTTCCATAAACAATTCTGAGCTGGCTGGACCGGTACTATGGAAGTTTCTGGGAGTGTCAGTGCAATGCAAATGAAGCTCCACAGCAGCCAATCTAATGGACATCAACAACTGCTAAGATGAATTAACCAGGAATCAAATGGTGATTACtattaaatctttatttttcatttagtcAATGCAATTCAGTATGTTATCGATCTTGGATGATACATTTTGTTGTAAGTTGGTTTTATATCTGTTAGTTGtggtatttaattattttactttaattgtATGTATTATTCATATCATTTAATTTTCATTCTATATTGTATTCACTTCAGGTTTTGAAAGCCTTCAATTATGGGTGATATGAAGACCCCTGATTTTGATGATCTCTtggctgcctttgatatccctgATGCAACCAGCCTGGATGCAAAAGAGGCCATTCATGGGAATCAAGATGAGGGAGAGGGACACCTGAAGCACTCAGAGATGTGTATGGATGCCACGGTTTTGATCCCTCACCCAGTGCCTACAACTGATGTCCCTGTTGTCAGTGTTATAGTAAAGAACACCAGCCGCCAGAACTCCTATGAAAATCTTTTGGAGAAGGAGAGCTCTCATTTGGGGCAGCTTTTACAAAATGGTTTCAAAACTTCTGCAGGCTCACTGGAGACACATCCCTCTAGCTATCCAAGGCTGGAAAGCCCTTCTGTAAACGGGGGCTGTTCAAGACATTCCTTAGAAAAGATTCCAAGCCTCTACAAAACTGAAAAAGTTCCTAGTCTTTCAGCGTCTATGCCTCAGTTTAGCCCAATATCTAGCCCGGAATCTGAAGACATTCAAAGCAATGGAATTGATGACTGTTCAAAATCTCCAGAGACGTTGTACTTCCCCTCTGATTCACTCTTTACATCTTCGCCTCTTCCTGTTTTAGACAATGAAAATCCAGATGCATCCAGCTTAACAGACAAGTGCAATGAAAGACTTCATGGTTCAAAAGGTGTGGATGATCTCGAATATGATGGCTCATCAAAAAATGATGATTCTGCAACTAAGAGGGACTGCATTCAAGATTGTGGAACAAATGCATATCCAACACCTGAGACTATTCCTCCTTCCCGTCCATGGGTCAAAGCTCATACCTCCAGATTGTCTTCTTGTCTTGATGCATTAGTAGCCCTAAATGCTAAAAAGGATCCTGGTGGGCAAACTAATTCAAGGGACTTTCCAGTTACCCCAAAAGAGTCCATGAAAATTAGTCCAAAAATACCAATTTCGCCAAGGAGCCCAAGAAGTCCTCTGGAAGTGGTGAAACGTTTCGTGAAACAGCCTGACAGCCCAATGAGTATATGCAGTGACAGCAGTGGAAAAGCATCTCCAGCTGTCGGTACTGGCTCGCCTCCAGCCATCCCACGAGTCAGAATAAAGACAATCAAAACCTCATCTGGAGAAATCAAACGCACCGTCACAAGCATTTTGCCAGACTCTGAGACCGAAGATCTCATGTCACCATTTGGGTCTTCGCCATCTCAGTCCTCAGTTGAAGATGCCTTCTCAAAAACATTGCCTGTGTATCGTTCAAATGACATCATTTCGGAGGTCATTGTTGAAGATGGAAATCAGGAAGCTTCGAAGACCGCTTTATTGGGGGGCAAATGCAGCACGAAATCGGTGAGGAGCTCAAAAAAACCTCAAACCCAAAATAATAGTCATACCCTAAAGACAATGCATAGTGGGAACAAGCAAAGGAAGGCTGCTTCTGCTCAGATGGGTTCTTTTGCTAATACGAACTACCTTCCGAAGGCATTGCACTTAGCAAACCTAAATCTAGTCCCACATAGTGTGGCGGCCTCAGTTACAGCAAGGTCTTCCACTAACAGACAGGAGCCCTCTCAGTTATCATCATCAATGGTGTGTAGTTCTGTACCATTGGTGCATCAAGTTAAAAAAGTCTCCCCAAACACACGAGCTGTTGTCTCGAATACTGCAGCTGGAACCTTGAACAGACTGTTGAATTACTCAAACCCAGTGCCAACATATGTTCCTGACCTGAGTCCTCCACCAGGCACCAATATCAGGCTCCCACCGCAAGGCTATTGCTGCCTAGAATGCGGAGACTCATTCGGGCTGGAAAAGAGCCTCACTTACCATTACAGCCGGAGGAGTGTGCACATTGAAGTAGCATGCACGCACTGCTCCAAAACATTGGTGTTTTTCAACAAATGTGCTCTCCTGGCACATGCTCGTGAACACAAGAACAAAGGCATGGTAATGCAGTGCACTCAGTTGTTTATGAAGCCCATTGCTGTTGACCATATGTTGGCACCCACCAAACCTAAGCAGTCCGTGAATCAGATACCTTGCAGAAACAGCTCCACAGTGTCATCCAAAGGCCAAGCAGTCTTGCCACTTTATCCTGACAAAGTTATTAGACATGGATTCAAATGTTTGGATTGTAATAAACAGATGTCAGACTACAGAGCACTTGCAGGTCACTATCAGAGGTCATCGGAGGCTGAAGGTTTGGTGAGTCAAATTGTTGAACTACTGGAATCACAAAGCATAAAGCGTaaatttttattcaaaatacatTCAAATCTAATATGCCacactattgttttttttttttttaataaaactgcTTCACTGCTTTCTATTTCAGAAAATTTGAACAATGTCTGTCCAACAAATCCGATCGTATAtatgacaaaaatatcaaaacagGAAATTATATCTTAGAAAGGACCACTGTCTGTCAAGGtctcttaaagggttatttcacccaaaaatgaaattgatgtcattaatgactcaccctaatgtcgttccacacccgtaagacctccgttcatcttcagaacacagtttaagatattttatatttagtctgacagcgtatctaagtgtattcacactatactgtccatgtccataaaggtaataaaaacatcataa
The nucleotide sequence above comes from Pseudorasbora parva isolate DD20220531a chromosome 16, ASM2467924v1, whole genome shotgun sequence. Encoded proteins:
- the znf592 gene encoding zinc finger protein 592, translating into MGDMKTPDFDDLLAAFDIPDATSLDAKEAIHGNQDEGEGHLKHSEMCMDATVLIPHPVPTTDVPVVSVIVKNTSRQNSYENLLEKESSHLGQLLQNGFKTSAGSLETHPSSYPRLESPSVNGGCSRHSLEKIPSLYKTEKVPSLSASMPQFSPISSPESEDIQSNGIDDCSKSPETLYFPSDSLFTSSPLPVLDNENPDASSLTDKCNERLHGSKGVDDLEYDGSSKNDDSATKRDCIQDCGTNAYPTPETIPPSRPWVKAHTSRLSSCLDALVALNAKKDPGGQTNSRDFPVTPKESMKISPKIPISPRSPRSPLEVVKRFVKQPDSPMSICSDSSGKASPAVGTGSPPAIPRVRIKTIKTSSGEIKRTVTSILPDSETEDLMSPFGSSPSQSSVEDAFSKTLPVYRSNDIISEVIVEDGNQEASKTALLGGKCSTKSVRSSKKPQTQNNSHTLKTMHSGNKQRKAASAQMGSFANTNYLPKALHLANLNLVPHSVAASVTARSSTNRQEPSQLSSSMVCSSVPLVHQVKKVSPNTRAVVSNTAAGTLNRLLNYSNPVPTYVPDLSPPPGTNIRLPPQGYCCLECGDSFGLEKSLTYHYSRRSVHIEVACTHCSKTLVFFNKCALLAHAREHKNKGMVMQCTQLFMKPIAVDHMLAPTKPKQSVNQIPCRNSSTVSSKGQAVLPLYPDKVIRHGFKCLDCNKQMSDYRALAGHYQRSSEAEGLMCKVCSMLLPNKCSYRAHQRIHTHKSPYCCPECGALSRSVDIQKHVKENCLHYARKIGYSCLHCEMLFMSLSLLKSHIEEKHCEVFYKCTICPVAFKTSDGCLTHLKNKHGGSEPSHQMIFKCSCETVFKRKQLLYQHFHHRICVFKCPECTSFFPEKLLLVQHFKAIHGGGFRCDAEKSPKKTETISSSDKISPQNLQPKLTKPANEASVKGRESSAARKSSAGDSMRNAGWTCGECLLWVPDRETFVNHMKTSHGRSVKRHPCRLCERSFNSSLSLKRHIRSDHDGKKKVYTCWYCTNERISFTKHSLLKNHISLMHGIKNPDFSQMAKLASQEVGKPTGQRPKRTAEAAHGVAGNGGTSYNSPAKRPKHLYRCAKCGFTSENQAQFQEHIPQHRTDSDTPQCHHCGLCFTSQLALSRHLFIVHKVKGPEEHEETGKGRDNSTDLSDETVPLSPKKTGVSTVEEQCKLHTEPTDSNDTQASETSGCEEEKD